Part of the Kordiimonas pumila genome is shown below.
ATTATGAAACTTTTGCGGCATAGGCATTTTGGCTGCCGCGAATATAGGAAACAGAAACAGGCAAGCGCGCCGAGTAAGGACCAAGGTCCAACCGATTGCAGTGCTTCCCGATGAAGGTAAAGTAAGAATATGGCAAACTCACCACAGGCCACAAAACGTATCCGCCGCAATGATCGTCGTGCAGCTATTAACAAATCACGCGTTAGCCGGATTCGTACATTCATTCGTAAAGTTGAAGAAGCTCTAGCAACTGGCGACCAGTCTGCTGCAGCGACTGCCCTGCAAAACGCACAGCCAGAAATCATGCGCGGCGTTAGCAAAGGTGTTCTCCACAAAAAAACTGCTTCACGCAAAGTTTCGCGTCTAGCTGGTCGGGTTAAAGCCCTCGCTTAAGAGCTGATCTAACTACCGATTCGCTTTTAAAGAAGAGTGACTATCTAAAGCTGCACAGATTCGTGCGGCTTTTTTTATTTTTGATGCCTAAC
Proteins encoded:
- the rpsT gene encoding 30S ribosomal protein S20 encodes the protein MANSPQATKRIRRNDRRAAINKSRVSRIRTFIRKVEEALATGDQSAAATALQNAQPEIMRGVSKGVLHKKTASRKVSRLAGRVKALA